Sequence from the Halobaculum rubrum genome:
GAGGACAACCCGATGGTCTACGTGAACGAGGGGTTCGAAGCACTGACGGGGTACTCGGAGTCGGAAGCACTGGGTCGCAACTGTCGGTTCCTCCAAGGTGAGGAGACGCGAGAGGAGCCCGTCGCCGAAATGCGGAAGGCGGTTGCCGAGGCACAGCCAGTGTCCGTCGTACTCAGGAACTACCGGAAAGACGGGAGCCAATTCTGGAACCGCGTCAGTATCGCGCCGGTGAGAGACGAGGCCGGAACCGTCACGAGCTACATCGGGTTCCAGGAGGACGTCTCCGATCGCAAAGAGCGCGAGCAGGACTTACAACTGTTCAGGAAAGCCGTCGAGAATGCGGGGCACGCTGTCTTCATCACCGACGCGGAGGGGACGATCAAGTATGTGAACCCGGTGTTCGAGGAGCGGACCGGCTATACACGCGCGGAAGCGGTCGGTCGAACGCCCGGGATCCTCAACTCGGGCAAACAGGACGACGAGTTCTACGGCCGGATGTGGCGAACGATTCTCGCAGGTGATCAGTGGGAGGCCCAGATCATCAATCGCCGCAAGAGTGGGGAGCTGTACCACGTCGACCAGATGATCTCGCCGATAACGAACGACGTCGGCGAGATCACGCATTTCGTCACGATCGAATCCGACGTGACGAACCGGCGGCTGCGCAAACAGCAACTCGAGGTTCTCAATCGCGTGTTGCGCCACAACCTCCGGAACGGAACGAACGTCATCGAGGGCAACGCGACAATGCTCCGGAACGCGGTCGACGACGAGGAGCTTCAGACACGGGTGGAAGCGATCGTTGAACGGGCGGCGGCACTGTCGAGTTTGAGTGATCAAGCCGCGACCGTAAGCTCACTGTTCGACAGCGAATCGCCCACCGACGCCGTCTGCGACGTGACACAGCTCGTGACTGAGGTCGTCGACCAGGTTTCGGACACGTATCCGGACGCCACACTCACGACCGGCGAACTGGATCCCGTCCACGCTCGGGCGGACAGTCGGTTGAAGACGGCACTATCGGAACTGTTAACGAACGCTATCATCCACAACGACCGAGCCACTCCCGAGGTTACGGTTACCGCCGGTCCGTCGAACGGAGAGCGAACCGGAGACTGGGTCGAGATCGTGATCTCGGACACGGGGCCGGGGATCCCGGATAACGAACAGAAGACGATGGATTCGGGCGAGGAAACTCCGCTGCAACACGGGACGGGGCTCGGGCTGTGGATCGTCTACTGGACCGTCTCACTGTTCGGGGGAGAAGTATCGCTCGAGGACAACTCGCCGCGTGGAACGCGCGTCGTATTGAATCTCCCGCGGGCATCCGTCGACCCCTCCGAACAGGTCGCGTCCGACGAGTACCACTGAACCAATGGAAGATACTACCACGTCAGAACAGCGGAACGAGAGTCGACTCGAGCGGTATCGGACGCTCGTCGAGGAGTCGAACGACATCGCCACGATCGTCGACACGGACGGAACGATGACGTACGTGAGCCCCGCCGTCACACGAGTCCTCGGCTACGACCCGGAGGAATTGGTCGGGAACACCGGATACGACTACGTGCATCCTGACGACCGGGAGCGAAACGCCGACGCCGTCGAAGCCGTCGTGGAGACCCCCGATGAACAGCAGATCGTTGAGGTCAGATTCAAACGCGCCGATGGCACCTGGTGCTGGATCGAGGCAACGATGCGGAATCGACTCGAAGACGACGTCATCGGGGGTATTCTACTCAATAGTCGGGTGATCTCCGAGCGGAAAGAACGGGAACGAGAGCTCCGCGAACTCGCCCGAGAGTACGAGGCGCTTCTGAACAACGCGGAGGACGCGATCTTCTTTTTGGATGTCGACACTTCGAGCGAGGGTACGTTCGAGTTCGACCGCCTCAGTCCGGCATACGAGCGGCAGACCGGACTCACGACCGAACGAGTTCGGGGACGGACGCCACGCGAAGTGTTCGGTGAGAAACGGGGAGCGGAACTGGAAGCGAACTATCACCGCTGTGTGAAAGCTGGTGAGCCGATCTCGTATCAGGAAGAGCTCGCGATCGACGAAGAGGCACGCAT
This genomic interval carries:
- a CDS encoding PAS domain-containing protein — its product is MDEAPVGITISDPDREDNPMVYVNEGFEALTGYSESEALGRNCRFLQGEETREEPVAEMRKAVAEAQPVSVVLRNYRKDGSQFWNRVSIAPVRDEAGTVTSYIGFQEDVSDRKEREQDLQLFRKAVENAGHAVFITDAEGTIKYVNPVFEERTGYTRAEAVGRTPGILNSGKQDDEFYGRMWRTILAGDQWEAQIINRRKSGELYHVDQMISPITNDVGEITHFVTIESDVTNRRLRKQQLEVLNRVLRHNLRNGTNVIEGNATMLRNAVDDEELQTRVEAIVERAAALSSLSDQAATVSSLFDSESPTDAVCDVTQLVTEVVDQVSDTYPDATLTTGELDPVHARADSRLKTALSELLTNAIIHNDRATPEVTVTAGPSNGERTGDWVEIVISDTGPGIPDNEQKTMDSGEETPLQHGTGLGLWIVYWTVSLFGGEVSLEDNSPRGTRVVLNLPRASVDPSEQVASDEYH